One region of Jatrophihabitans cynanchi genomic DNA includes:
- a CDS encoding VOC family protein translates to MEVLVNTALMSARWTHVALPVGDLDRAIEFYTKLTPLVVVERFQDDDGESVWLSNDKQVDTPFVLVLVCFNKDRGKQLGLLTPFAHLGIEVPNRSDVDELADRAREMGCLHWEPTDIGGQVGYVCAFKDPDGNVIEISHDQRVFSSVRRLWGEQS, encoded by the coding sequence ATGGAGGTTCTGGTGAATACCGCTCTCATGTCCGCCCGGTGGACCCACGTGGCACTGCCTGTAGGCGACCTGGACCGGGCGATCGAGTTCTACACCAAGCTCACCCCGCTGGTCGTCGTCGAACGGTTCCAGGACGACGACGGCGAGAGCGTGTGGCTGTCGAACGACAAGCAGGTCGACACCCCGTTCGTGCTGGTCCTGGTCTGCTTCAACAAGGACCGCGGCAAGCAACTCGGCCTGCTGACCCCCTTTGCGCACCTGGGGATCGAGGTACCGAACCGCAGCGACGTCGACGAACTGGCCGATCGCGCGCGGGAGATGGGGTGCCTGCACTGGGAGCCGACGGACATCGGCGGACAGGTCGGCTACGTCTGCGCGTTCAAGGATCCGGACGGGAACGTCATCGAGATCTCGCACGACCAGCGCGTGTTCTCCAGCGTCCGCCGGCTGTGGGGCGAGCAGTCCTGA
- a CDS encoding fumarylacetoacetate hydrolase family protein, with the protein MPLVHLVTTASGLGRVESGEIALLDTPFPHLGAALEQLGTLAGLDVYPVRGRVPLGEVDLLAPLGTPRAVWGVGLNYRSKAEHTGRALPSEPILYLGAPSAVLAPGSPVVIPAGQTLEMDYEGEIAVLVGRRLYQAAPEDVWPSVAGITAANDMTARDVMRTTSAPTLAKSFPGFNPLGASVCTPDEFADPDCIRVRTWVNDELRQDDTSAGMIFPVADLLSRISWFAALEPGDVVLTGTPAGTGQDRQCFLAVGDTIRIEVGPVLPLVTTVQAPPGDGHERPVLAEHAR; encoded by the coding sequence ATGCCTCTCGTGCACCTTGTGACCACCGCGTCCGGACTAGGACGTGTCGAAAGCGGCGAGATCGCCCTGCTCGACACGCCGTTTCCGCATCTCGGCGCGGCGCTCGAACAGCTCGGGACGCTGGCCGGGCTGGACGTCTACCCGGTGCGCGGCCGGGTCCCGCTGGGCGAGGTCGACCTGCTCGCACCGCTGGGCACGCCGCGCGCCGTCTGGGGCGTCGGGCTGAACTACCGGTCCAAGGCCGAGCACACCGGGCGCGCGCTGCCGAGCGAGCCGATCCTGTACCTCGGCGCGCCGTCTGCGGTTCTGGCGCCAGGGTCGCCGGTCGTGATCCCGGCCGGGCAGACGCTCGAGATGGACTACGAGGGCGAGATCGCCGTGCTCGTCGGACGCCGGCTCTACCAGGCTGCGCCCGAGGACGTCTGGCCGAGCGTCGCCGGCATCACCGCCGCGAACGACATGACCGCACGCGACGTCATGCGCACGACGTCCGCACCGACGCTCGCCAAGAGCTTCCCCGGCTTCAACCCGCTCGGCGCCTCGGTGTGCACGCCGGACGAGTTCGCCGATCCCGACTGCATCCGGGTCCGCACCTGGGTCAACGACGAACTGCGCCAGGACGACACCAGCGCCGGGATGATCTTCCCGGTCGCCGACCTGCTGTCCCGGATCTCGTGGTTCGCCGCGCTCGAGCCGGGGGACGTCGTCCTCACCGGCACGCCGGCCGGCACCGGGCAGGACCGGCAGTGCTTCCTCGCCGTCGGCGACACGATCCGCATCGAGGTCGGGCCCGTCCTGCCTCTCGTCACCACCGTTCAGGCGCCGCCGGGCGACGGGCACGAACGCCCGGTGCTCGCCGAGCACGCGCGCTGA
- a CDS encoding TauD/TfdA family dioxygenase has protein sequence MANIIGGPAAWRGEDLADRDDWKIELTARHRAELLSALAAVAGRGLRDIRREDFPLPTVGPVLAGVITELIDGRGFVLLRGIPIENLDERSIETLYWGIGQHVGAPIHQRGPDDLLVHVRDMGVDPNDPLVRGFETSARLEYHADSSDVVGLLCVRPAKSGGVSTIISSVAVHDELVRTRPDVAELLHEPWWHDRRSGDGPESFFRCSVFAEQDGRLFAHYGRQYMESASRGPGVPELTPQQVEALDVLDAMTNAPEFVLNMNFAPGDIQFLNNYTVMHARTDYVDHPEPERRRDLIRIWLTLREDFRLPPDFEAGGITPRAVAFEGGAA, from the coding sequence ATGGCGAACATCATCGGCGGCCCGGCCGCCTGGCGCGGCGAGGATCTCGCCGACCGTGACGATTGGAAGATCGAGCTCACGGCGCGGCATCGCGCAGAACTGCTCAGCGCGCTCGCGGCCGTGGCCGGCCGTGGCCTCAGAGACATCCGGCGCGAGGACTTCCCGCTACCCACCGTCGGCCCCGTCCTCGCGGGGGTGATCACCGAGCTGATCGACGGCCGCGGCTTCGTGCTGCTGCGCGGCATCCCGATCGAGAACCTGGACGAGCGCAGCATCGAGACCCTGTACTGGGGAATCGGCCAGCACGTCGGCGCGCCGATCCACCAGCGCGGCCCGGACGATCTGCTGGTGCACGTACGGGACATGGGCGTCGACCCGAACGACCCGCTGGTGCGCGGCTTCGAGACGTCCGCCCGCCTGGAGTACCACGCGGACTCCTCCGACGTGGTCGGTCTGCTCTGCGTGCGGCCGGCCAAGAGCGGGGGCGTGAGCACGATCATCAGCTCGGTGGCGGTGCACGACGAACTGGTGCGTACCCGGCCGGACGTCGCCGAGCTGCTGCACGAACCGTGGTGGCACGACCGGCGCTCCGGCGACGGCCCGGAGAGCTTTTTCCGGTGCAGCGTGTTCGCCGAACAGGACGGCCGGTTGTTCGCGCACTACGGTCGGCAGTACATGGAGTCGGCCTCGCGCGGCCCGGGTGTCCCCGAGCTGACGCCGCAACAGGTCGAGGCGCTCGACGTGCTCGACGCGATGACGAACGCCCCGGAGTTCGTGCTCAACATGAACTTCGCGCCCGGTGACATCCAGTTCCTCAACAACTACACGGTGATGCATGCGCGCACCGACTACGTAGATCACCCAGAACCCGAGCGCCGCCGCGACCTGATCCGGATCTGGTTGACGTTGCGCGAGGACTTCCGGCTGCCGCCGGACTTCGAGGCCGGCGGGATCACGCCGCGCGCGGTCGCGTTCGAAGGTGGTGCCGCCTGA
- a CDS encoding nuclear transport factor 2 family protein, whose amino-acid sequence MGRAVLTAPDTRAAVLAYLDALNAHDPDRIAACVAEDFVNEHTSAMGHNRYGRAEYRAALERFIADFADLHYELEDLLVEADRASAAYRMSFRLVSRGNAPVSVRGVFRFRVDATGLIAHRVDYWDSGEVTRQLPAG is encoded by the coding sequence GTGGGGCGAGCAGTCCTGACCGCGCCGGACACCCGGGCCGCGGTGCTCGCCTACCTGGACGCCCTCAACGCGCACGATCCGGATCGCATCGCGGCCTGCGTGGCCGAGGACTTCGTCAACGAGCACACCTCGGCGATGGGGCACAACCGGTACGGCCGCGCCGAGTACCGCGCGGCGCTCGAGCGCTTCATCGCGGACTTCGCCGACCTGCACTACGAGCTCGAGGACCTGCTCGTGGAGGCGGACCGGGCCAGCGCCGCGTACCGCATGTCGTTCCGGCTGGTGTCACGGGGGAATGCGCCGGTCAGCGTGCGCGGCGTGTTCCGGTTCCGCGTCGACGCCACCGGCCTGATCGCCCATCGCGTCGACTACTGGGACAGCGGCGAGGTCACCCGCCAGCTGCCCGCCGGCTGA
- a CDS encoding aldo/keto reductase: MQYRTLGRTGIEVSTLCLGTMMFGAWGNTDEAECHRILDAALDAGINVIDTADIYAFGESEEIVGRALKGRRDQVVLATKANNAMPGEPGDRNRGGNSRVWIMRAVEDSLRRLGTDYIDLYQIHRPDPRVDIDETLGALSDLVHQGKVRAIGSSTFPAEQIVEAQWTAERRGRERFVTEQLSYSILARHAEGAALPTSERYGLGVLVWSPLNGGWLSGKYRLGSEPAADSRALTNGDHFDFRDAEVRRRKLELVERLIAIADDEGCSLIHLALGFVLAHRAVSTAIIGPRTFDQLTSQLGAGDVMLSTEALDRIDALVAPGTDVNPENVGYQPPELLDAALRRR; this comes from the coding sequence TTGCAGTACCGCACGCTCGGCCGCACCGGCATCGAGGTCAGCACACTGTGCCTGGGCACGATGATGTTCGGCGCCTGGGGCAACACCGACGAGGCCGAGTGCCACCGCATCCTCGACGCCGCTCTCGACGCCGGCATCAACGTGATCGACACCGCTGACATCTACGCGTTCGGCGAGTCGGAGGAGATCGTCGGTCGCGCCCTCAAGGGCCGGCGCGACCAGGTCGTCCTCGCCACCAAGGCGAACAACGCGATGCCCGGCGAACCGGGGGACCGCAACCGCGGCGGCAACTCGCGGGTGTGGATCATGCGGGCCGTCGAGGACAGCCTGCGCCGGCTCGGTACCGACTACATCGACCTGTACCAGATCCACCGGCCGGACCCGCGGGTCGACATCGACGAGACGCTCGGCGCGCTCAGCGACCTCGTGCACCAGGGCAAGGTGCGCGCGATCGGCAGCTCGACGTTCCCGGCCGAGCAGATCGTCGAGGCGCAGTGGACCGCCGAGCGCCGCGGCCGCGAACGGTTCGTGACCGAGCAGCTGTCCTACTCGATCCTGGCGCGGCACGCCGAGGGCGCGGCGCTGCCGACCAGCGAGCGGTACGGGCTGGGCGTGCTGGTGTGGAGCCCGCTCAACGGCGGCTGGCTGTCCGGCAAGTACCGCCTCGGCAGCGAGCCCGCAGCCGATTCGAGGGCGCTGACCAACGGCGATCACTTCGACTTCCGCGACGCCGAGGTGCGCCGGCGCAAGCTGGAGTTGGTGGAGCGGCTCATCGCGATCGCTGACGACGAGGGCTGCTCGCTGATCCACCTCGCGCTGGGCTTCGTGCTGGCGCACCGCGCGGTGAGCACCGCGATCATCGGGCCGCGCACCTTCGACCAGCTGACCAGCCAGCTCGGTGCGGGCGACGTCATGCTCTCCACCGAGGCGCTCGATCGCATCGACGCGCTCGTCGCGCCCGGCACCGACGTCAACCCGGAGAACGTCGGCTACCAGCCGCCGGAACTGCTCGACGCCGCGCTGCGCCGCCGCTGA
- the aceB gene encoding malate synthase A, with amino-acid sequence MAITDTDGELGVQIAGPMGERYDEVLDAQALGLIADLHRRFDARRRDLLSERATRQRAFDAGERPNLLPGTAHVREGDWTVPPPAPGLADRRVEITGPTDRKMTVNALNSGAQVWLADFEDAITPLWENVIGGQLNLRDALDGTLEFTENGKHYAVGDQQPTIVVRPRGLHLPEKHVLIDGQRAAGAFVDFALYFAGCARRQLERGSGPYLYLPKLESHLEARLWNDVFDYTERLLEFEPGTIRATVLIETITAAFEMEEILYELRTHAAGLNAGRWDYLFSIIKKFRRGSDVLPDRNSVVMTAPMMRAYTDLLVHTCHRRGALAIGGMAAFIPNRRDPQVNETAFAKVTDDKQREAGDGFDGSWVAHPDLVPICRAAFDAVLAGRPNQLERLRGDVSVSAGELLDIASLPGEITATGLHSNVGVALQYLRSWLGGRGAVGIYNLMEDAATAEICRAQIWQWLHAGVRLDTGETVTRELVRQVLDEQIASLGDEQSFAAARALFEEVTLGDELPEFLTTAAYERMP; translated from the coding sequence ATGGCGATCACCGACACGGACGGCGAGCTGGGCGTTCAGATCGCCGGACCGATGGGGGAGCGGTACGACGAAGTGCTTGACGCCCAGGCGCTCGGCCTGATCGCCGACCTGCACCGCCGCTTCGACGCCCGCCGCCGGGACCTGCTCAGCGAGCGGGCGACGCGGCAACGGGCCTTCGACGCCGGCGAGCGTCCGAACCTCCTGCCGGGCACCGCACACGTGCGCGAGGGCGACTGGACGGTGCCGCCGCCGGCACCCGGACTGGCGGACCGGCGCGTGGAGATCACCGGCCCGACCGATCGCAAGATGACGGTGAACGCGCTGAACTCCGGCGCGCAGGTCTGGCTCGCCGACTTCGAGGACGCGATCACTCCCCTGTGGGAGAACGTGATCGGCGGCCAGTTGAACCTGCGCGACGCGCTCGACGGCACCCTGGAGTTCACCGAGAACGGCAAGCACTACGCGGTCGGTGACCAGCAGCCGACGATCGTGGTGCGACCACGTGGCCTGCACCTGCCCGAGAAGCACGTCCTCATCGACGGCCAGCGGGCCGCCGGCGCGTTCGTCGATTTCGCGCTGTACTTCGCCGGCTGCGCACGCCGCCAGTTGGAGCGCGGCAGCGGACCGTACCTCTACCTGCCGAAGCTGGAGAGCCACCTCGAGGCGCGGCTGTGGAACGACGTCTTCGACTACACCGAACGGTTGCTGGAGTTCGAGCCGGGGACGATCCGGGCGACCGTCCTCATCGAGACGATCACCGCCGCGTTCGAGATGGAGGAGATCCTCTACGAACTGCGCACCCACGCCGCGGGACTGAACGCCGGCCGCTGGGACTACCTGTTCAGCATCATCAAGAAGTTCCGGCGCGGCAGCGACGTGCTGCCGGACCGCAACTCGGTGGTGATGACGGCGCCGATGATGCGCGCGTACACGGACCTGCTCGTGCACACCTGTCACCGGCGCGGTGCGCTGGCGATCGGCGGGATGGCCGCGTTCATCCCGAACAGGCGCGACCCGCAGGTGAACGAGACCGCGTTCGCCAAGGTCACCGACGACAAGCAGCGCGAGGCCGGGGACGGGTTCGACGGCTCGTGGGTCGCGCACCCGGACCTGGTCCCGATCTGCCGTGCGGCGTTCGACGCCGTGCTCGCCGGCCGGCCCAACCAGCTCGAGAGGCTGCGCGGTGACGTCAGCGTGTCCGCCGGTGAGCTGCTCGACATCGCCTCGCTGCCCGGCGAGATCACCGCTACCGGCTTGCACAGCAACGTCGGCGTCGCACTGCAGTATCTGCGCTCCTGGCTCGGTGGTCGCGGCGCGGTGGGGATCTACAACCTGATGGAGGACGCCGCCACCGCGGAGATCTGCCGCGCGCAGATCTGGCAGTGGCTCCATGCCGGCGTACGGCTGGACACCGGCGAGACGGTGACCCGCGAGCTGGTGCGCCAGGTGCTGGACGAGCAGATCGCGAGCCTCGGCGACGAGCAGTCCTTCGCCGCGGCACGGGCACTGTTCGAGGAGGTGACGCTCGGCGACGAACTGCCCGAGTTCCTCACCACGGCGGCGTACGAGCGGATGCCCTGA
- a CDS encoding amidohydrolase family protein — MSVPSQPSFDLVLAGGTVLDPASGLNERCDVAISGAQVAAIGPDLAARGSEVIDCAGSTVVPGLVEGHSHIFQYVSKVGAPAEEAHLRRGVVAVADAGTAGASTFPAFRKLVVEGNDLRIVNFLNVSVLGLIDFRFGELMNPDTLVVDDALATAAQNPDVVRGFKIRLSEDVVGPNWEALLKKSIALAEQAKLPLMVHIGETEEPLPAVLDYLRAGDIVAHCYTGKPHGILDGDRVLPEVNAARERGVLFDSAHGKSNLSFEVARRAIADGFLPDVLSSDTSARNWRGPVFDLVTSIAKLVALGAPLTECIRRATVAPAALLGLDGEGYGRLEAGGRADVTVLTETSEVELPDAAGNTIVAPRLEPTTVVHNGAVVETVPWRGGATA; from the coding sequence GTGTCCGTTCCGAGTCAGCCGTCGTTCGACCTCGTCCTTGCCGGCGGCACCGTGCTCGACCCGGCGTCCGGCCTGAACGAGCGGTGCGACGTCGCGATCAGCGGTGCGCAGGTGGCGGCCATCGGCCCCGACCTCGCGGCCCGTGGCAGCGAGGTGATCGACTGCGCCGGTTCCACCGTGGTCCCCGGGCTGGTCGAGGGGCACAGCCACATCTTCCAGTACGTGTCGAAGGTCGGCGCGCCCGCCGAGGAGGCGCACCTGCGCCGTGGTGTCGTCGCGGTGGCCGACGCCGGCACGGCCGGCGCGTCGACGTTCCCCGCGTTCCGCAAGCTCGTCGTCGAAGGCAACGACCTGCGCATCGTCAACTTCCTGAACGTCTCGGTGCTGGGCCTGATCGACTTCCGCTTCGGCGAGCTGATGAACCCGGACACGCTGGTGGTCGACGACGCCCTGGCCACCGCCGCGCAGAACCCCGATGTCGTGCGCGGCTTCAAGATCCGGCTGTCCGAGGACGTGGTCGGCCCCAACTGGGAGGCGTTGCTGAAGAAGTCGATCGCGCTGGCCGAGCAGGCGAAGCTGCCGCTGATGGTGCACATCGGCGAGACCGAGGAGCCGTTACCGGCCGTGCTGGACTACCTGCGCGCCGGCGACATCGTGGCGCACTGCTACACGGGCAAGCCGCACGGGATCCTCGACGGCGACCGGGTGCTGCCCGAGGTGAACGCGGCACGCGAACGTGGCGTGCTGTTCGACTCCGCGCACGGCAAGAGCAACCTGAGCTTCGAGGTCGCCCGGCGCGCGATCGCCGACGGCTTCCTGCCGGACGTGCTCAGCTCGGACACCAGCGCGCGCAACTGGCGCGGCCCGGTGTTCGACCTGGTCACCAGCATCGCCAAGCTGGTCGCGCTCGGTGCCCCGCTGACCGAGTGCATCCGGCGCGCCACCGTCGCCCCGGCCGCGCTGCTCGGCCTGGACGGCGAGGGCTACGGCCGGCTCGAGGCCGGCGGACGGGCCGACGTCACCGTGCTGACCGAGACCAGCGAGGTCGAACTGCCCGACGCCGCCGGCAACACGATCGTCGCACCACGGCTGGAGCCCACCACCGTGGTCCACAACGGCGCCGTGGTCGAGACGGTCCCGTGGCGAGGCGGCGCTACGGCGTGA